A genome region from Magnolia sinica isolate HGM2019 chromosome 8, MsV1, whole genome shotgun sequence includes the following:
- the LOC131254150 gene encoding uncharacterized protein LOC131254150, whose amino-acid sequence MQIHTTTDVMMCRGFSITLTGSARSWYRQLKPNSISSFADLSRLFLTQFISGKRSQKPNTHLLTIKQGPKESLKDYIARFNKEVLQVEDYDDKMALAVVFSGLREGRFTFSIGKNPPKTLADFVARAHKYTNAEEFTNACKSVQVTDAANKGKRPRNEESQPTGKGADDRAPHDCQPNRRPEGKFCSYTPLNSSAEQILLDIRGEKLLNWPIYMKANLEHRDKRKFCRFHRDHGHNTDDCVDLKDEIESLIRKGHLRRYTKKERSTRKEERDQERPNNPTEEPAEILTIFGGLTGGGDSNRAQKTFSRKFDLEHYVYLTERPGKEL is encoded by the coding sequence ATGCAGATCCATACAACAACGGATGTGATGATGTGTAGGGGATTTTCTATCACCCTTACAGGAtccgctcggagttggtaccGTCAGCTCAAACCCAATTCCATTAGTTCCTTCGCAGATTTAAGTCgactattccttacccaattcattaGTGGCAAGAGAAGTCAAAAACCTAACACTCACCTACTCACCATCAAGCAAGGGCCAAAAGAGTCTTTGAAGGACTACATTGCTCGCTTCAACAAGGAAGTGTTGCAGGTGGAAGACTACGATGACAAAATGGCGCTTGCAGTAGTGTTCAGTGGTCTGAGAGAAGGAAGGTTCACTTTCTCTATTGGGAAGAACCCGCCGAAGACGTTAGCAGACTTCGTGGCAAGAGCTCATAAGTACACTAATGCAGAGGAGTTTACTAACGCTTGCAAGAGTGTGCAAGTAACTGACGCAGCTAACAAAGGGAAGAGGCCTAGGAATGAAGAATCCCAGCCGACCGGCAAAGGGGCAGATGACCGCGCCCCTCACGATTGCCAACCGAACCGGAGACCGGAAGGGAAATTTTGTTCCTACACCCCCCTCAATTCATCTGCCGAACAAATCCTGTTAGATATCCGGGGAGAGAAACTTCTAAATTGGCCTATTTATATGAAGGCTAACCTAGAGCATCGAGACAAGAGGAAGTTCTGTCGTTTTCACCGGGACCACGGCCACAATACAGATGATTGTGTGGATCTCAAGGATGAAATCGAGTCCCTTATTCGCAAAGGACATTTGCGTCGATATACTAAAAAAGAGAGATCCACTCGGAAGGAAGAACGGGACCAAGAACGACCGAATAACCCCACGGAAGAACCCGCTGAAATCCTCACCATTTTCGGGGGCTTAACCGGGGGAGGGGATTCAAACAGAGCCCAAAAAACCTTCTCTCGGAAGTTCGATCTCGAACACTATGTCTATTTGACCGAGCGACCTGGCAAGGAGCTCTAG